One window from the genome of Micromonospora aurantiaca ATCC 27029 encodes:
- a CDS encoding NAD(P)/FAD-dependent oxidoreductase yields MGEPRVLVVGAGISGVLLARRLRDAGADAVLIGPHGGGAAGRPADATAASGGLMRAFEPDPAARSLAAASLAELMADPSLATAAGWRRTGSLYLLDARAAAGVDGAEVLTRAEVADRFGFAGLPDGTVGIWEDRAGYLDPDRLRRTVLRGLGRTETAPVGRLDDRVVELRDGRRLTGDLVVVAAGAWTPRLLRAAGLPTSLRTKHIQYAHHVTGVAELPCFVDETSGLYGRPAGPRRVLLGLPSDRWDVDPPSPEPDAALAARVLTVAARRLPGLDPRPAGPPVSATDCYSEPAGLALRHVSGAVHTFTGGSGGAAKTVLAASRLAATALLNTRTAIPVPHGQTEADS; encoded by the coding sequence ATGGGTGAGCCGCGCGTGCTCGTCGTCGGCGCGGGCATCAGTGGCGTCCTGCTCGCCCGGCGGCTGCGGGACGCGGGCGCCGACGCGGTCCTGATCGGCCCGCACGGCGGCGGCGCGGCCGGGCGGCCCGCCGACGCGACGGCCGCGTCCGGCGGACTGATGCGTGCCTTCGAGCCCGACCCGGCCGCCCGGTCCCTCGCCGCCGCGAGCCTCGCCGAACTGATGGCCGATCCGTCCCTCGCGACAGCGGCCGGGTGGCGGCGGACCGGCTCGCTCTACCTGCTCGACGCCCGGGCGGCGGCCGGCGTGGACGGCGCCGAGGTGCTGACCCGGGCCGAGGTCGCCGACCGGTTCGGCTTCGCCGGGCTCCCGGACGGCACGGTGGGGATCTGGGAGGACCGGGCCGGCTACCTGGACCCGGACCGGCTGCGCCGGACCGTCCTGCGTGGCCTCGGCCGGACCGAGACGGCACCGGTGGGCCGCCTCGACGACCGCGTGGTCGAGCTGCGCGACGGCCGCCGGCTCACCGGCGACCTCGTCGTCGTGGCCGCCGGGGCCTGGACCCCGCGTCTGCTGCGCGCCGCCGGGCTGCCGACCTCGCTGCGCACCAAGCACATCCAGTACGCCCACCACGTCACCGGCGTCGCCGAGCTGCCGTGCTTCGTGGACGAGACCAGCGGCCTCTACGGCCGGCCGGCCGGTCCGAGGCGGGTGCTGCTCGGGCTGCCCAGCGACAGGTGGGACGTCGACCCGCCGTCCCCCGAGCCGGACGCCGCACTGGCGGCACGGGTCCTGACCGTGGCGGCACGGCGGCTGCCCGGCCTGGACCCGCGACCGGCCGGCCCGCCGGTGAGCGCCACCGACTGCTACAGCGAACCCGCCGGGCTGGCCCTGCGCCACGTGTCCGGTGCGGTGCACACCTTCACCGGCGGCAGCGGCGGCGCCGCCAAGACCGTCCTGGCCGCCAGCCGGCTCGCCGCCACCGCCCTGCTGAACACCCGAACCGCGATCCCTGTCCCCCACGGCCAGACAGAGGCAGACTCATGA